Below is a window of Deltaproteobacteria bacterium DNA.
ATCAGGCAACGTGGCCGCCTCGGACCCCTCCTCGGGATAATACGGAAAAACACCCAGATGGGTGAATCGGGCCTCGCGCACGAAATCTTCCAGGGCCCGGAAATGGGCCTCGGTCTCGCCCGGATACCCGACGATAAACGTCGTGCGCAGCGCCGCATCCGGAAAAAATTCGCGCACCTGCTCGATGACCTGGCGTGGATCGCGTCGGAAAGGGCGGCCCATGGAAGCCAGGATATCGGGATGGGCGTGTTGCAGGGGAATATCGAAATACGGAACAAACGGACGACCCAGCCCTGCCAGGAAGCGGAGCAACTCCCGGTCCAGACCGGACGGATAGAGATACATGAGCCGCAGCCAGGCCAGACCGGGCAGGACCGCGAGCTTTTCGATCAACGTGCGCAGGGCGTTTTTCTCGCCCCGGTCCCGGCCATACGCGGTGACGTCCTGGGCGATAAGGACCAGTTCCTGGCGCCCCTGGCCCAGGCACCAGGCCGCGTCGTCCACGATCTCGGCCAGGGGGCGGCTTACGAGCGGCCCCCGGATGGATGGAATGGTGCAGAACCGGCAACGGTTGTCGCAGCCTTCGGCGATTTTGAGATAGGCAAAGCTGGGCGGCGTGGTCAGCAGGCGGGCCTGTCCCCCGGGCCCGTCACCCGAAACGGGCAGGACATCCTCGGACCGATTCCGGCTGGCGAGCATCTCCCGCGCCAGATCGCTCAGCTCCGCCTGCCGGGCGATTTCCAGAAAAAGATCGACTTCCGGCAATTCGGCCCGCAAATCCTGACCGTACCTGTTGACCAAGCACCCCGTGACCACGAGCAATGGTTTCGGCGTCAATCCGGCCACGTCCTGGGCCGTGTCCAAAATGACCTGAAGCGACTCGCCGACGGCCGGCTCGATGAAGCCGCAGGTGTTGATCAAGACCACGTCGGCCTCCCGTGGCGACAGGACATTGACCAAACCCGGCCCAAGGGCACCCAGCATCCACTCCGTATCGACCTGATTCTTCGGGCATCCCAGACTGATGGTGTGCACCCGCGTTTTTTGCATCTATTCCTCCACGTCCACGGCAATGTCCCGATCGGGCCACGCGCGTAAAATCCGTTTGGTGATTCCGAGCCGCTCCAGGCGCGGGGCGTTGGCTCGTCCGAGTCCCCACAAATCGCCCCCCAGACGGCGCGGCACGCACATGGCGCGGACCGTCAGACCGGCGAGCTTGTTTTCCAAAAAACAACACATCGCCTCGGACCGGACCATGTTTCCGAAAGCTGGATGCCACGGCCCGGCCACCATCCCGGAACGCAGACCGGCCTCATCGGCCAATCCGACACGGATGACCCGGATGCCTGCTTCCCAAAAACGCAACACAGCCCAGCCGCACTCGCGCACGGCCATGTCCAGTGGCCAGGGCGCGTACTCGCCCCGGGCATGCCACCGGGCCAGCTCGGTCCCGGCCATGACCACGCAGGGGTACACGCGGACCACCTCGGGGCGCTGGGCAATGGCCAAATCCACGTCATCACGCCACAAGGTCGGATCGTGGCCGGGAAGACCCGGCAAAAGCTGGATGCCCAGACGCAATCCCGCCTCGTGGACCATGCGGCAGGCCGTGGCGGCCACCTCGGGCGTGTATCCCCGGCCGCTGGCGCGCAAGACATCCGCCTGGAAAGACTGCACACCGAGTTCGACCATGTCCACGCCCCGCTCCCGGAGCAGGCGCAACGTCTCGGGATCGATCCTGTCCGGACGCGTGGAAACGCGGACATGGTCAAGCCCCTGGCTCCTCGCCTCGGAGGCCACGCCCAGGAAGCGTTCTTGCCACGTCCGGTCCAGACCGGTGAAGGTTCCACCAAAAAAGCCCACGCCAAAGGGAGCGCGTCCGGCGGCCAGGCGTGCCCGCAGCTCGACCAGGGCCGTATCCAGACTGATCCCGGCCACGCCGGTCTGGGCATGTTGGTCGCAAAAGACGCACCGCCCCGGGCAACCGGCAAAGGGCAGAAAAAACGGAACCAGCCGGATCTTCGCTCCGGGCGGTTCGGGATGGGGAAAGCGCAGGACGCGGATTTTGGACATATTCCTTAAAAAGAAAAAAAAACAAGCTGTTATGCTTGAAAAAAAAAAACGTGTCA
It encodes the following:
- the rimO gene encoding 30S ribosomal protein S12 methylthiotransferase RimO, which codes for MQKTRVHTISLGCPKNQVDTEWMLGALGPGLVNVLSPREADVVLINTCGFIEPAVGESLQVILDTAQDVAGLTPKPLLVVTGCLVNRYGQDLRAELPEVDLFLEIARQAELSDLAREMLASRNRSEDVLPVSGDGPGGQARLLTTPPSFAYLKIAEGCDNRCRFCTIPSIRGPLVSRPLAEIVDDAAWCLGQGRQELVLIAQDVTAYGRDRGEKNALRTLIEKLAVLPGLAWLRLMYLYPSGLDRELLRFLAGLGRPFVPYFDIPLQHAHPDILASMGRPFRRDPRQVIEQVREFFPDAALRTTFIVGYPGETEAHFRALEDFVREARFTHLGVFPYYPEEGSEAATLPDQLPDEVKEERRERIMMLQAEISEEILAGQEGLEVEVLVDRPHEEWPGLFEGRTWFQAPEVDGMTYVSGEGVAPGRMARAVVEETKTYDLVALA
- a CDS encoding radical SAM protein gives rise to the protein MSKIRVLRFPHPEPPGAKIRLVPFFLPFAGCPGRCVFCDQHAQTGVAGISLDTALVELRARLAAGRAPFGVGFFGGTFTGLDRTWQERFLGVASEARSQGLDHVRVSTRPDRIDPETLRLLRERGVDMVELGVQSFQADVLRASGRGYTPEVAATACRMVHEAGLRLGIQLLPGLPGHDPTLWRDDVDLAIAQRPEVVRVYPCVVMAGTELARWHARGEYAPWPLDMAVRECGWAVLRFWEAGIRVIRVGLADEAGLRSGMVAGPWHPAFGNMVRSEAMCCFLENKLAGLTVRAMCVPRRLGGDLWGLGRANAPRLERLGITKRILRAWPDRDIAVDVEE